A part of Halobacillus shinanisalinarum genomic DNA contains:
- the modA gene encoding molybdate ABC transporter substrate-binding protein, producing the protein MHKKVMILITGLVLLFLVGCSDPSNEESSTKKLTISAASSLTDAMKEIKRSYESDHSDVSLTFNFAGSGKLAQQIQQGAPVDVFLSANQQWMDTLEQEQLIQEETRMNFTGNSIVLIANQDRDFNFNSFADIKLSGQEQLALGDPASVPAGMYTKEILQSVNKWDALKDQMVYARNVRQVLTYVESGNAALGMVYASDALLSDQIKVLAKAEPSMHRPIIYPAAITADSSAKEEAQKFLDYLKTEEAQNILQSYGFEK; encoded by the coding sequence ATGCACAAAAAGGTGATGATCTTAATTACTGGGCTTGTTCTATTATTCCTAGTGGGCTGTAGTGACCCATCGAATGAAGAAAGCTCAACCAAAAAACTAACCATTTCTGCAGCATCCAGCTTAACTGACGCTATGAAAGAAATAAAAAGATCCTACGAAAGTGATCATAGCGATGTCTCCCTTACATTTAATTTTGCCGGCTCTGGTAAATTAGCTCAGCAGATTCAACAAGGGGCTCCCGTTGATGTTTTCTTATCGGCCAATCAACAATGGATGGACACACTCGAACAGGAACAACTCATTCAAGAAGAAACAAGAATGAACTTCACAGGGAATTCAATTGTCTTAATTGCAAACCAAGACCGCGATTTTAATTTTAATTCTTTCGCGGATATCAAGCTTTCAGGTCAGGAACAACTGGCCTTAGGTGATCCAGCAAGTGTTCCTGCCGGCATGTATACGAAAGAAATTTTACAATCTGTGAATAAATGGGACGCTCTAAAAGATCAGATGGTATACGCGCGAAATGTACGCCAAGTACTTACATATGTAGAGTCAGGTAATGCAGCACTAGGTATGGTTTATGCAAGTGATGCCCTCCTATCTGATCAGATAAAAGTATTAGCAAAAGCTGAACCAAGCATGCATCGACCTATCATTTACCCAGCAGCCATCACAGCAGATAGCTCGGCTAAGGAAGAAGCTCAAAAGTTTCTAGATTATTTAAAAACAGAAGAGGCTCAAAACATTTTACAATCATATGGCTTTGAGAAATAA
- a CDS encoding M50 family metallopeptidase codes for MKVQIATSLILALLLTQAPIIGKYFAMINTMIHESGHSLMALLTGGEVRNVSLFSNTSGVTMTGHTSWFSHVLTSLSGYLFSSLTALLFFHLIVKGHYQVMIFILMGFLAINLLFWVRNFYGVFWLITFGAAFIYLLKSGHQSIVQYVLIFIASLILVEAVMSAFTIMRVSFISPSAAGDAANLAHAVKFIPSPIWGIFFFAQSLYLAWLALKKVFVP; via the coding sequence ATGAAAGTTCAAATTGCTACTAGTCTCATTTTGGCTTTATTGTTGACCCAAGCACCGATTATCGGGAAATATTTTGCCATGATCAACACGATGATACACGAAAGTGGCCATTCCCTTATGGCTTTACTTACTGGGGGAGAGGTCAGAAATGTTTCATTATTTTCAAACACATCAGGAGTCACGATGACGGGGCACACTTCGTGGTTCAGCCATGTATTAACAAGTCTATCCGGTTACTTGTTTTCATCATTAACTGCGTTGTTATTTTTTCATTTGATTGTTAAGGGTCATTATCAGGTGATGATTTTCATCTTGATGGGGTTTTTAGCTATAAATCTATTGTTCTGGGTGAGAAATTTCTATGGTGTCTTTTGGTTGATTACATTCGGGGCTGCTTTTATTTATCTGCTCAAAAGCGGGCACCAGTCGATTGTTCAATATGTATTGATTTTTATAGCCTCTCTGATCCTTGTGGAAGCGGTAATGAGTGCGTTTACGATTATGCGAGTCAGTTTTATTTCCCCAAGCGCAGCTGGTGATGCTGCGAATCTTGCACACGCTGTTAAATTCATTCCTTCGCCAATTTGGGGGATATTCTTTTTTGCACAATCCTTATATTTGGCTTGGCTTGCATTAAAAAAAGTGTTTGTTCCTTAG
- a CDS encoding YjcZ family sporulation protein encodes MSGGYGGGFALLVVLFILLIIIGASYGGYGGYGGGY; translated from the coding sequence ATGAGCGGAGGATACGGCGGCGGATTTGCGCTACTAGTTGTGTTGTTTATTCTTTTGATTATTATCGGTGCCTCTTATGGTGGCTACGGCGGCTACGGCGGAGGATATTAA
- the aldA gene encoding aldehyde dehydrogenase: MKTHSLYIDGEYTESTENEWIDIVNPATEEVIAKTPKGAPRDVDRAVEAAARAQGNWELTPNIERGEIVRQLGDKIEEKKDTFIELLQEEQGKDYQLATGEVELAIDYFRYMSEWARRIEGEIVPSDRANENIYIYKKPIGVVAGIVPWNFPVFILARKVATALVTGCTIVLKPSQQTPNTAMEFTKIIDGMDEIPKGVYNLITGTGSELGNALAKHDKVQMVTMTGSVPAGTKVMEAAAQNITKVNLELGGKAPAIVTKNADLDVAAESITTSRLANNGQACTNAERVYVHESVAGELIDKLKEAFEKTTIGDPRENKQADVGPLVSEDRLESVATMVKDAEVDGANVVIGGERADQNQGFFYKPTILTDVDHDSTIMQEEIFGPVIPIATFNTLDEAIEKGNDTEFGLSSSVYTEDMNEAMRVVNELRFGETYVNRENFEAVQGYHAGMRKSGLGGADGKHGMEDFLVTQVVYMQYKNDKQ, encoded by the coding sequence ATGAAAACACATAGCCTTTATATTGATGGTGAATATACTGAATCAACGGAAAATGAATGGATAGATATCGTTAATCCTGCTACAGAAGAAGTTATTGCTAAAACACCAAAAGGAGCACCGCGAGATGTAGATCGCGCTGTGGAAGCTGCCGCTCGAGCTCAAGGAAACTGGGAACTAACGCCTAATATAGAACGAGGGGAAATAGTTCGTCAGCTGGGGGACAAAATAGAAGAAAAGAAAGATACGTTCATCGAATTACTTCAGGAAGAGCAAGGGAAAGATTATCAGTTAGCGACGGGAGAAGTTGAACTTGCTATTGATTACTTTAGGTACATGTCTGAGTGGGCACGCCGTATTGAGGGTGAAATTGTACCGAGTGATCGGGCAAACGAGAATATTTATATATACAAAAAGCCGATTGGAGTCGTAGCTGGAATTGTACCTTGGAACTTTCCGGTGTTTATTTTAGCTAGAAAAGTTGCTACAGCACTCGTTACCGGCTGTACAATTGTATTAAAACCAAGTCAACAAACTCCGAACACCGCAATGGAGTTCACTAAAATTATCGATGGAATGGATGAGATTCCTAAAGGTGTGTACAATCTGATTACAGGAACGGGATCTGAGCTAGGCAATGCCCTGGCTAAGCATGACAAAGTACAAATGGTAACGATGACAGGAAGTGTACCAGCTGGGACGAAAGTGATGGAAGCAGCTGCACAGAATATCACGAAGGTCAACTTAGAATTAGGTGGTAAGGCCCCTGCAATAGTCACCAAAAATGCGGACTTAGATGTGGCGGCAGAGAGTATTACCACCTCAAGGTTAGCTAACAATGGACAGGCTTGTACGAATGCTGAACGTGTGTACGTTCATGAGAGCGTAGCTGGTGAGCTGATCGATAAGCTTAAGGAAGCCTTTGAAAAAACAACCATAGGCGACCCACGTGAAAATAAACAAGCCGATGTAGGTCCACTTGTAAGCGAGGATCGTTTAGAGTCTGTTGCTACGATGGTGAAGGATGCGGAAGTAGATGGCGCCAATGTAGTTATTGGTGGTGAACGCGCTGATCAGAATCAAGGTTTCTTCTATAAACCAACAATTCTGACCGATGTAGATCACGATTCAACCATTATGCAGGAAGAAATTTTTGGACCAGTGATCCCTATTGCTACGTTCAATACGTTAGATGAAGCCATTGAAAAAGGGAATGACACTGAATTTGGATTGTCCTCCTCTGTTTATACGGAAGATATGAACGAAGCGATGCGAGTTGTTAATGAATTGAGATTCGGTGAAACGTATGTAAACCGTGAGAACTTTGAAGCCGTTCAAGGTTATCACGCTGGCATGCGTAAGTCCGGACTTGGTGGGGCGGATGGCAAACATGGCATGGAAGATTTTCTTGTCACGCAAGTGGTCTATATGCAATATAAGAATGATAAGCAATAA
- a CDS encoding AAC(3) family N-acetyltransferase: protein MSEQEMLPFRYLPGGENAEEFTSEHSLAFSLNDDSPLGKFYEADARVLLLGVDYDSNTSFHLSEYRSSTCKVMTRGAPLLVNGKQQWTTYKDIEMDEERFNAIGRDYEASHYVIKGYVGQAQSRLFSMAKSVDFATQWLKSKQKEVPQE, encoded by the coding sequence ATGAGTGAACAAGAAATGCTACCTTTTCGATATCTGCCTGGGGGGGAAAATGCCGAAGAGTTTACCTCTGAACATTCTCTTGCATTTTCACTAAATGACGACTCTCCCTTAGGTAAATTCTATGAAGCGGATGCCCGGGTTCTGTTACTAGGGGTAGATTATGATTCAAATACAAGTTTCCATTTATCGGAATACAGGAGCAGCACGTGTAAAGTAATGACCAGAGGGGCCCCTCTCCTTGTAAACGGGAAACAGCAATGGACTACATATAAGGATATTGAAATGGATGAGGAAAGATTTAATGCAATTGGAAGAGATTATGAAGCTTCCCATTATGTCATAAAAGGGTATGTAGGCCAAGCACAATCCCGGCTGTTTTCTATGGCAAAGTCCGTTGATTTCGCCACACAATGGTTGAAAAGTAAGCAAAAAGAAGTCCCCCAGGAGTGA
- the queF gene encoding preQ(1) synthase: MTGRKDEDLTDLSLLGNQGTAYSFEYNKEVLETFDNQHPNRDYFVKFNCPEFTTLCPKTGQPDFATIYISYIPDIKMVESKSLKLYLFSFRNHGDFHEDSVNTIMNDLIELMEPRYIEIWGKFTPRGGISIDPFCNHGKPDTKFEQMATHRLMNHDLYPEKIDNR, from the coding sequence ATGACCGGCCGTAAAGATGAAGATCTAACAGACTTATCATTGTTGGGTAACCAAGGGACTGCTTATTCCTTTGAATACAACAAAGAGGTGTTAGAAACGTTTGATAATCAACACCCGAATCGCGATTATTTTGTTAAATTTAATTGCCCTGAATTTACCACTTTATGCCCAAAAACTGGCCAGCCCGACTTTGCTACCATTTATATTAGCTACATTCCTGATATCAAAATGGTTGAGAGCAAATCTCTTAAACTATATTTATTCAGCTTCAGAAATCATGGAGATTTCCATGAAGATAGCGTCAATACAATTATGAATGATTTAATTGAACTGATGGAACCGCGTTACATTGAGATATGGGGTAAATTCACACCCCGAGGCGGCATATCTATTGATCCTTTCTGCAATCATGGAAAACCTGATACGAAATTTGAGCAAATGGCCACACACCGTTTAATGAATCATGATCTTTACCCTGAAAAAATAGATAACAGATAG
- the acsA gene encoding acetate--CoA ligase: MDMKQIPARSGNHNLQNYQQTYKNFNWDEVKGNFTWSKTGKVNIAYETIDKHAEDPSKKNQAALIYTSPDREEKLTFEELKKKSNQFANVLKKNDIEKGDRVFLFMHRSPEFYAAFLGILKTGAIAGPLFEAFMEQAVRDRLEDSEAKMLVTTPELIDRVPVDDLPHLEKIILVGGDESGSHISFEKEMKNASEEFEIEWLDLEDGMLLHYTSGSTGKPKGVYHVHNAMLQHYQTGKWVLDLKDDDVYWCTADPGWVTGTSYGIFAPWLNGVTNVVRGGRFSPDDWYGTIADQDVSVWYSAPTAFRKLLSAGAETAKKHDLSSLRHVLSVGEPLNPEVIAWGLEAFDLRIHDTWWMTETGAMLICNYPTMEMRPGSMGQPLPGIEASIVDNEGNELPANQMGNLAIKEGWPSMMRAVWNNPGKYESYFVNGWYVSGDSAYKDEDGYFWFQGRLDDVINTSGERVGPFEVESKLIEHEAVAEAGVIGKPDPERGEIIKAFITLREGYQKSDELLEDIRQFVKKGLSAHAAPREIEITDTIPKTRSGKIMRRLLKSWELGLPTGDTSTLEE, from the coding sequence ATGGACATGAAACAAATACCGGCAAGATCTGGAAACCACAACTTACAAAACTATCAGCAGACGTACAAAAATTTTAATTGGGATGAAGTAAAAGGGAATTTTACATGGAGTAAAACAGGAAAAGTTAATATTGCTTATGAAACGATTGATAAGCATGCAGAAGATCCTTCAAAAAAAAATCAGGCGGCACTGATTTACACTTCTCCTGATCGAGAAGAAAAATTAACTTTTGAAGAATTAAAGAAAAAGAGTAATCAGTTCGCTAATGTATTGAAAAAGAATGATATTGAAAAAGGTGACAGGGTTTTCCTATTCATGCATAGGAGTCCGGAATTTTACGCGGCATTTCTCGGTATTCTGAAAACAGGCGCCATTGCTGGTCCGCTTTTTGAAGCTTTCATGGAGCAGGCTGTTCGAGATCGCCTAGAAGATAGTGAAGCGAAAATGTTAGTTACGACACCTGAACTAATTGATCGAGTTCCTGTCGATGATCTGCCGCATCTTGAGAAGATTATTCTTGTTGGTGGAGATGAATCAGGTTCACATATTAGTTTTGAAAAAGAAATGAAGAATGCTTCAGAAGAGTTTGAAATTGAATGGCTAGATTTAGAAGATGGCATGCTGCTTCATTACACCTCAGGCTCCACCGGAAAGCCTAAAGGTGTATATCACGTCCATAATGCGATGCTCCAGCATTATCAAACGGGGAAATGGGTTCTTGATCTGAAAGATGATGATGTCTATTGGTGTACAGCTGACCCAGGCTGGGTGACAGGAACGAGTTATGGCATATTCGCTCCATGGTTGAACGGAGTAACCAACGTGGTTCGCGGAGGACGATTTAGTCCTGATGATTGGTATGGTACCATCGCGGATCAGGATGTTTCCGTATGGTATTCAGCACCGACAGCATTCCGTAAACTGTTAAGTGCTGGGGCAGAGACGGCTAAAAAACATGACCTTTCTTCTCTGCGTCACGTTCTTAGCGTCGGGGAACCCTTAAACCCTGAAGTGATTGCTTGGGGATTAGAGGCCTTTGATTTGCGTATTCACGACACATGGTGGATGACAGAAACTGGTGCCATGCTTATTTGTAACTATCCAACGATGGAAATGCGTCCTGGATCTATGGGCCAGCCACTTCCAGGTATAGAAGCATCCATTGTTGATAATGAAGGAAATGAGCTCCCTGCTAATCAAATGGGTAACTTGGCGATTAAAGAAGGCTGGCCATCCATGATGCGGGCAGTTTGGAATAATCCAGGTAAATATGAGAGTTATTTCGTTAATGGCTGGTATGTTTCAGGAGACAGTGCCTATAAGGATGAAGACGGTTACTTCTGGTTCCAGGGCCGTTTAGATGATGTAATCAATACTTCTGGCGAAAGAGTTGGTCCTTTCGAAGTTGAAAGTAAGCTGATAGAACATGAAGCGGTGGCTGAGGCAGGAGTTATTGGTAAGCCGGATCCAGAACGTGGTGAGATCATTAAAGCCTTTATCACACTGAGAGAAGGATATCAGAAATCAGATGAATTACTCGAAGACATTCGTCAGTTTGTTAAAAAGGGTCTCAGTGCACATGCAGCCCCTAGGGAAATTGAGATCACAGATACTATTCCAAAAACGCGCAGTGGTAAGATTATGCGCAGACTATTGAAATCATGGGAATTAGGGTTGCCGACTGGAGATACTTCTACACTGGAAGAATAG
- a CDS encoding purine/pyrimidine permease, whose amino-acid sequence MAGNNYDTRSSLSGITLETVQWFVFLLASAVALPIVIGSVFQLNFTEVAGLMQRTFFVVGITSFLQGVFGHRLPIMEGPAGIWISIFTVMAYSEVAAGKSYAETLQTLEAAMIWTGIFLLFFGVFRLAHRVLFVFTPFVTGAFLFLLTVQLSGTFLKGMLGVQQQIEAILVDQTILAFLTFFVVIGLSFFGKGWLKSYAVLLGIVAGWGLYAILIGSKTADSGPAPVPFALPELWAWGMPSFNWSVIPLAFITAVILLSNIVASVVAVSHSIYGKPSYTYSQLNRGSSFLGVTHVISTMFSTVSNVSLASSSGFINLTGQKSKQPFLYASLLLVVVAFFPPIVAFISAIPAPIANAALLATFVQLMGLGLSNMMSEELNERRLTILGISFLVGIGLMFIPSEVFQGMPSIVQNLISNGLLVGTVLVIVLEQLWRGSPESQKRENA is encoded by the coding sequence ATGGCAGGTAATAACTACGATACAAGATCATCATTATCAGGGATAACGTTAGAAACAGTGCAGTGGTTTGTATTCTTGTTAGCAAGTGCTGTTGCGTTGCCTATCGTTATCGGTTCTGTATTTCAACTGAATTTTACGGAAGTAGCCGGCTTGATGCAGCGAACATTTTTCGTTGTCGGCATCACTTCTTTTTTACAAGGTGTATTCGGTCACCGCTTACCGATTATGGAAGGCCCGGCCGGGATTTGGATTAGCATTTTTACTGTTATGGCTTATTCAGAGGTGGCAGCAGGGAAAAGCTATGCGGAAACATTGCAAACACTTGAAGCGGCGATGATTTGGACGGGGATTTTTCTGTTGTTTTTCGGTGTGTTCCGTCTCGCTCATCGTGTCTTGTTTGTATTTACTCCTTTTGTTACAGGAGCGTTTTTATTTTTATTAACGGTCCAGTTGAGTGGGACATTTCTTAAAGGGATGTTAGGAGTCCAGCAGCAAATAGAAGCCATCCTTGTTGATCAAACGATTTTGGCGTTTTTAACATTTTTCGTAGTTATCGGTCTCTCCTTTTTTGGGAAAGGCTGGTTAAAAAGTTATGCAGTTCTCTTAGGAATTGTTGCAGGATGGGGCCTGTATGCCATATTGATTGGTTCTAAGACCGCTGATTCTGGTCCTGCCCCCGTCCCATTTGCTCTGCCTGAGTTATGGGCATGGGGGATGCCTTCTTTTAATTGGAGTGTCATTCCTTTGGCGTTTATTACAGCGGTGATTTTGTTATCGAATATTGTAGCGTCCGTTGTTGCTGTCAGCCACTCCATATATGGTAAGCCATCTTATACATATAGCCAATTGAATAGGGGCAGTAGTTTTCTTGGGGTGACCCATGTGATCTCAACTATGTTTTCCACGGTATCGAATGTATCCTTAGCTTCCTCTTCTGGTTTTATAAATTTAACAGGTCAAAAAAGTAAACAACCATTTTTGTATGCTTCCCTATTACTCGTTGTTGTTGCTTTTTTTCCACCAATCGTTGCATTTATATCAGCTATACCTGCACCGATTGCTAATGCGGCCTTACTGGCGACATTCGTACAATTAATGGGGCTTGGGTTATCGAATATGATGAGTGAAGAGTTAAATGAGCGGCGATTAACAATACTAGGTATATCCTTTCTAGTGGGAATTGGTTTAATGTTTATCCCTTCTGAGGTCTTTCAAGGGATGCCTTCCATTGTACAAAATTTAATCAGCAATGGGCTGCTTGTCGGGACCGTACTTGTCATTGTTTTGGAACAATTATGGAGGGGATCGCCTGAGAGTCAAAAGCGCGAAAATGCATGA
- a CDS encoding lysine N(6)-hydroxylase/L-ornithine N(5)-oxygenase family protein produces the protein MTKQIYDVIGIGIGPYNMGLAALLEKTELNGAFFEKTSSFAWHPGMLIEKMDLQVPFLADLATFADPKSPYTFMNYLYEQDRMFPFFFHNQTKVPRQEYNDYLQWAAKQMDGLHFGHTIVDVIDRNEAEVPHYEVVALESETGEHHHYLAKHVVMGTGNEPLIIDGMDGLPEGDVLHTSRYLYEKENLLKSKHVTVVGSGQSAIEVFLDLLEEQRRNDMKLSLLTRTGGLFQLDQAKFAQEVFTPAYVDYFHSLSYQQRLENLESLGALRKGIDPDTLTRLYTDLYHKTAGGEKDYVLINPMTEVKSIHPSEQGGYELQCNQWQEEINYRYHTDKVILATGYKPHIPDWFMDRFKEKIKWEDEKNYRVTRDYQLEFLDQRDHHFFTLTNLTHSHGAGATNLGLAVHRNVHIINTIAGKTIYKNQQNSTFQTFSMKKFMDN, from the coding sequence ATGACAAAACAAATTTATGATGTGATCGGTATTGGGATTGGCCCGTATAATATGGGGTTAGCCGCTTTACTTGAAAAGACAGAACTAAATGGCGCCTTTTTTGAAAAAACGTCATCATTCGCCTGGCACCCAGGAATGCTGATTGAGAAAATGGATCTTCAAGTGCCATTCCTAGCCGACTTAGCTACTTTTGCTGATCCAAAAAGTCCATATACCTTTATGAATTATTTATATGAACAAGATCGGATGTTTCCATTCTTTTTTCATAACCAAACGAAGGTGCCACGTCAGGAATACAATGATTACTTGCAATGGGCAGCCAAACAAATGGATGGGCTGCATTTCGGCCATACTATTGTTGATGTCATTGATAGGAATGAAGCAGAAGTACCCCATTATGAGGTGGTTGCTTTAGAATCGGAAACAGGAGAGCATCATCATTACTTAGCTAAGCATGTAGTGATGGGAACAGGAAATGAACCTTTAATTATAGATGGAATGGACGGTCTTCCTGAAGGCGACGTATTGCACACTAGCCGCTATCTTTATGAAAAGGAAAACCTATTGAAGTCTAAGCATGTGACTGTGGTCGGTTCCGGTCAGAGCGCAATTGAAGTGTTTTTAGACTTGCTAGAAGAGCAAAGACGCAACGACATGAAGCTCAGCCTGCTCACTAGAACAGGCGGGTTATTTCAGTTGGACCAAGCAAAATTCGCGCAAGAGGTTTTTACACCAGCCTATGTGGATTATTTCCATTCCTTAAGCTATCAGCAGCGTCTGGAGAATCTTGAATCTCTTGGAGCATTAAGAAAAGGAATTGATCCGGATACCTTGACCCGACTTTACACAGATCTTTATCATAAGACAGCTGGTGGGGAGAAGGATTACGTACTGATTAATCCGATGACAGAAGTAAAGTCGATTCATCCATCTGAACAGGGCGGGTATGAGCTACAGTGTAACCAATGGCAGGAGGAAATCAATTATCGCTATCATACGGATAAAGTCATTTTGGCGACAGGCTATAAGCCGCATATTCCGGATTGGTTCATGGATCGCTTTAAAGAGAAAATTAAATGGGAGGATGAAAAGAATTATCGTGTAACGAGGGATTACCAGCTTGAGTTTTTAGACCAGCGTGATCACCATTTCTTTACGTTAACTAACTTGACCCATTCCCACGGAGCAGGAGCCACTAACCTGGGTTTGGCTGTGCATCGAAACGTTCATATAATTAATACGATTGCTGGTAAAACCATTTATAAAAATCAGCAAAACTCTACATTCCAAACCTTTTCGATGAAAAAGTTCATGGATAATTGA
- a CDS encoding type 1 glutamine amidotransferase domain-containing protein, with protein sequence MSRIACVITSMFEDVEYTQPADAFAKEGHDITTIEWKAGKEVTGKQGEATVKVDASIDDVKPGDFDALFIPGGFSPDQLRGDEKFVKFAKHFMDEKKPVFAICHGPQLLITAKSLEGRTATGFKSIAVDMEYAGVDYKDQEVVVCQDQLVTSRQPDDIPAFNHEASKLLK encoded by the coding sequence ATGAGTAGGATTGCTTGCGTCATAACGTCAATGTTTGAAGATGTGGAATATACGCAGCCGGCAGATGCTTTTGCAAAAGAAGGTCACGATATAACAACGATTGAATGGAAAGCTGGTAAAGAAGTGACAGGTAAACAGGGGGAAGCAACCGTTAAGGTTGATGCTTCCATCGATGATGTGAAGCCTGGTGATTTTGACGCCCTATTCATTCCTGGGGGATTCTCACCTGATCAACTTCGTGGTGACGAAAAGTTCGTCAAATTCGCGAAGCATTTTATGGATGAAAAGAAACCCGTCTTTGCCATTTGCCATGGTCCACAGCTGTTAATTACAGCAAAGTCATTAGAAGGACGTACAGCGACAGGCTTCAAATCAATTGCTGTTGATATGGAGTACGCTGGTGTTGATTACAAAGATCAAGAAGTAGTAGTTTGTCAGGATCAGCTCGTAACAAGTCGTCAGCCTGATGATATTCCTGCGTTTAACCATGAAGCCAGTAAACTTTTAAAATAA
- a CDS encoding DUF3891 family protein yields the protein MIVQHQGNQFLMIKQHDHALLSGKLAIQWKQKFLLRSKLREEADWAVGQHDRAWVPLDDQPSWNEKKQRPYTFIDYPLEEKLAAYQRGIEEVSEESKYGAMLCSLHYQSFFSKDSEDDRIDSFIDGEENRRLKLAEEMKMDVPKDLYHTHFERLQFCDDLSLYVCMQEPGVSKENEVEWFREGFRQRFDVAPDGVMPYWVDTEHVSLDPFPFESSFEVTIPYRIVSCSEVEQIGLADAFSQAELRERTVTFIQGE from the coding sequence ATGATTGTTCAGCACCAAGGGAATCAATTTCTTATGATAAAGCAACATGACCATGCATTACTCTCAGGCAAATTGGCGATACAATGGAAGCAAAAGTTTTTATTGCGCTCAAAACTAAGGGAAGAAGCAGACTGGGCTGTCGGACAGCATGACAGGGCCTGGGTCCCGTTAGATGATCAACCGTCATGGAATGAAAAAAAGCAGCGCCCTTACACATTTATTGATTATCCGCTAGAAGAAAAATTAGCTGCTTATCAGCGGGGGATCGAAGAGGTGTCTGAGGAGTCGAAGTACGGGGCGATGTTGTGCAGTTTACATTATCAATCCTTCTTTTCAAAGGATAGTGAAGATGACCGCATTGATTCTTTTATAGACGGTGAGGAGAACCGTCGCCTGAAACTGGCAGAAGAAATGAAGATGGATGTACCTAAAGATTTGTACCATACCCATTTTGAACGGTTGCAGTTCTGTGATGATTTATCGCTCTATGTTTGTATGCAGGAGCCGGGTGTGTCAAAAGAGAATGAGGTTGAATGGTTTAGAGAGGGCTTTCGTCAGCGGTTTGATGTCGCTCCGGATGGTGTGATGCCTTATTGGGTGGACACTGAACATGTGTCTTTAGATCCGTTTCCTTTTGAATCATCTTTTGAAGTGACGATCCCCTATCGCATTGTCTCATGCAGTGAAGTGGAACAAATTGGTCTTGCGGATGCCTTCTCGCAAGCTGAATTGAGGGAACGAACGGTTACCTTCATACAAGGGGAGTAA